The Natrinema sp. HArc-T2 genome has a window encoding:
- a CDS encoding HalOD1 output domain-containing protein, with product MGTTISGVGVEAVEYAQESGTVRTQFDQEKTPASMAVVATLADVMDTDPVELDPLHSTVDADELDALVRVRNGTNGDTHAAFTHEGHAITVHSYGVITITPENELTVEKHERGREDDV from the coding sequence ATGGGTACAACGATATCTGGGGTTGGAGTAGAAGCGGTTGAGTACGCTCAGGAATCTGGGACTGTTCGCACCCAGTTCGATCAGGAGAAGACACCAGCGAGCATGGCTGTTGTCGCAACGCTGGCGGACGTAATGGATACTGACCCTGTAGAACTCGACCCGCTCCATTCCACTGTTGACGCCGACGAATTAGATGCGCTCGTCCGCGTTCGCAACGGGACAAACGGGGATACCCACGCTGCATTCACGCACGAGGGGCACGCAATAACCGTACACAGCTACGGTGTGATCACTATCACACCAGAAAACGAACTCACAGTGGAGAAACACGAAAGGGGGCGGGAAGATGACGTCTGA
- a CDS encoding helix-turn-helix domain-containing protein, protein MATVMEFTSPTAEFPLGSVFENLPGVTVELERLIPHQTLIIPYFWVRDVETADIEAEFEQHAGVSNIRVVDSVEDEYLMRAEWEQEYFGILSALAKANVVVLSGIGTKDEWRFEVRGESQETIAEFREYCQENDIPITITAVHAMLPIQGEGYELTETQREALVLAYERGYFDTPREVSLEEIADELDITQQSLSSRLRRGHRRLIGATLSSSS, encoded by the coding sequence ATGGCGACTGTGATGGAGTTTACGAGCCCGACAGCGGAGTTCCCACTGGGGAGTGTGTTCGAAAACTTGCCAGGTGTGACGGTCGAACTGGAGCGGCTGATTCCACACCAGACGCTGATTATCCCGTACTTCTGGGTACGCGATGTGGAAACGGCGGATATCGAAGCTGAGTTCGAACAACACGCCGGCGTGAGCAACATCCGAGTGGTCGATAGCGTCGAAGACGAGTATCTCATGCGTGCCGAGTGGGAACAAGAGTACTTCGGCATCCTGAGTGCGTTGGCCAAGGCCAACGTCGTCGTGCTCTCCGGAATCGGTACGAAAGACGAATGGCGATTCGAGGTGCGCGGCGAAAGTCAGGAGACAATTGCCGAGTTTCGAGAGTACTGCCAAGAAAACGACATTCCGATAACAATCACCGCCGTCCACGCGATGCTTCCGATCCAGGGCGAGGGCTACGAGTTAACCGAGACCCAACGTGAGGCGCTGGTGTTAGCCTACGAGCGGGGCTACTTCGACACCCCACGCGAGGTGTCGCTCGAAGAGATCGCCGACGAGCTCGACATCACCCAGCAATCGCTCTCGTCACGCCTTCGACGCGGGCATCGACGCCTCATTGGAGCGACACTCAGTAGTTCGTCGTGA